Proteins from a genomic interval of Falco rusticolus isolate bFalRus1 chromosome 7, bFalRus1.pri, whole genome shotgun sequence:
- the MEX3B gene encoding RNA-binding protein MEX3B, producing the protein MPSSLFADMERNGSGGGGGGGGGGGGGETLDDQRALQIALDQLSLLGLDNDETGSIYDSEPRKKSVNMTECVPVPSSEHVAEIVGRQGCKIKALRAKTNTYIKTPVRGEEPLFVVTGRKEDVAMARREIISAAEHFSMIRASRNKNTALNGTVPGPPNLPGQTTIQVRVPYRVVGLVVGPKGATIKRIQQQTHTYIVTPSRDKEPVFEVTGMPENVDRAREEIEAHIAMRTGGIIELTDENDFHANGTDVGFELNGTGSLWSKPTPPSITPTPGRKPFCNYRNDSSSSLGSASTDSYFGGGTGGGGARLADYSPPSPALSFTHNGNNNNNSANGYVYGGGGGGDVLSSPDCCSELPFDSPPGFDLAPAPPPGAALIWPQFERGPAAPPSPAPSPAAAAAAFPGAAPANANLALLVSGPRRGGGAPPPARLSPPLHGSAAGPEHPLARRVRSDPGGRLLAASYPLYANGLGSHLPGLPSDSSASSSSSSSSSSSSSCSSSGVRRKGSRDCSVCFESEVIAALVPCGHNLFCMECANRICEKTEPQCPVCHSAVTQAIRIFS; encoded by the exons ATGCCCAGCTCGCTTTTTGCAGACATGGAGAGGAacgggagcggcggcggcggcggcggcggtggtggtggtggagggggagAGACCCTGGATGACCAAAGAGCCCTGCAGATCGCCCTGGATCAGCtctccctgctggggctggacaACGACGAGACGGGCTCCATTTACGACAGCGAGCCTCGGAAAAAGAGCGTGAACATGACTGAATGCGTCCCGGTGCCCAGCTCGGAGCATGTCGCTGAGATAGTGGGGAGACAAG GTTGTAAAATCAAAGCTCTGCGGGCAAAGACCAACACCTACATCAAGACCCCGGTTCGCGGGGAGGAGCCGCTCTTTGTTGTGACGGGCAGAAAGGAAGATGTGGCCATGGCCCGCAGGGAGATCATCTCGGCGGCCGAGCACTTCTCGATGATCCGAGCCTCACGGAACAAGAACACAGCCCTGAACGGCACTGTCCCCGGCCCCCCGAACCTGCCCGGCCAAACCACCATCCAGGTGCGGGTGCCTTATCGTGTGGTGGGCTTGGTCGTGGGGCCCAAGGGGGCCACCATCAAGCGCATCCAGCAGCAGACGCACACCTACATCGTGACCCCGAGCCGCGACAAGGAGCCCGTCTTCGAGGTGACGGGCATGCCTGAGAACGTGGACCGGGCCCGGGAGGAGATCGAGGCGCACATCGCCATGCGCACCGGCGGCATCATCGAGCTGACGGACGAGAATGACTTCCACGCCAACGGCACGGACGTGGGCTTCGAGCTGAACGGCACGGGCAGCCTCTGGAGCAAGCCCACGCCGCCCAGCATCACGCCCACCCCGGGCCGCAAACCCTTCTGCAACTACCGCAACGACAGCTCCAGCTCGCTGGGCAGCGCCTCCACCGACTCCTACTTCGGGGGCGGCACGGGGGGGGGCGGCGCCCGCCTGGCCGACTACAGCCCCCCGAGCCCGGCGCTCAGCTTCACCCACAAcggcaacaacaacaacaacagcgCCAACGGCTACGTGTacggcgggggcggcggcggcgacgTCCTCTCCTCCCCGGACTGCTGCTCCGAGCTGCCCTTCGACTCGCCGCCCGGCTTCGACCtggcccccgccccgccgccgggggccGCCCTCATCTGGCCGCAGTTCgagcgcggccccgccgcgcccccctCGCCCGCGccctcgcccgccgccgccgccgccgccttccCGGGCGCCGCGCCCGCCAATGCCAACCTGGCGCTGCTGGTGAgcggcccccggcggggcggcggcgctcCGCCCCCGGCGCGGCTCTCCCCGCCCCTGCacggcagcgcggcggggcccgaGCACCCGCTGGCGCGGCGGGTGCGCAGCGACCCCGGGGGGCGGCTGCTGGCCGCCTCCTACCCGCTGTACGCCAACGGGCTGGGCTCCCACCTGCCGGGGCTGCCCTCCGACTCGTcggcctcctcctcctcctcctccagctcctcgtccagctcctcctgctcctcgTCGGGCGTGCGGCGGAAGGGCAGCCGCGACTGCTCCGTCTGCTTCGAGAGCGAGGTGATCGCCGCGCTGGTGCCCTGCGGCCACAACCTCTTCTGCATGGAGTGCGCCAACCGCATCTGCGAGAAGACGGAGCCGCAGTGCCCGGTGTGCCACAGCGCCGTCACCCAGGCCATCCGCATCTTCTCCTGA